One region of Rhodocaloribacter litoris genomic DNA includes:
- a CDS encoding four helix bundle protein, with protein MVRHFRELRVYQQALEASMHLFVLSKAWPVEERYALTDQIRRSSRSVCANIAEAWRKRRYPNHFVSKLTDADAEVAETQSWLDMALRCGYLSAEQHGKLDATYEAIASGLVGMMQHRDTWCGPARLREEPVPYSPDSAPEID; from the coding sequence ATGGTTCGGCATTTCAGGGAACTCCGGGTTTACCAGCAGGCGCTGGAGGCTTCGATGCACCTCTTTGTGCTCTCGAAGGCCTGGCCGGTCGAAGAGCGCTATGCGCTGACCGATCAGATCCGACGTTCCTCACGCTCCGTGTGCGCCAACATCGCTGAAGCATGGCGCAAAAGGAGATACCCGAACCATTTCGTCAGCAAGCTGACCGACGCCGACGCCGAAGTGGCCGAAACACAGAGCTGGCTGGATATGGCCCTTCGTTGTGGTTATCTGTCTGCCGAACAACACGGCAAACTCGACGCGACGTACGAAGCCATCGCCAGCGGTCTCGTGGGCATGATGCAGCACCGAGACACATGGTGCGGCCCTGCCCGGTTACGCGAAGAACCCGTACCCTATTCCCCCGATTCGGCACCCGAAATCGATTGA
- a CDS encoding T9SS type A sorting domain-containing protein: protein MRRTFTTLFALFLLLGLAREAAAQDPVEVTVREINAIPQENIDQVLARGTDLTFDDITTYIRSPLNGQKVRFTAVVLAEPNKSGLASIGGDGVNPSRVHYFVRDTSAASLGPAGMDIQIVDGDYQTTGSLSLFKGDVVTITGDVTYFGTTLQITPETIEPLGFYTDLGLPADLLDPVTVTIGDINRNLGSGDAFQIQANWANFNSLNQQYVRIENVVVWRSPNRTDDRPNWALIDDNVIIQNDDISLRYRNDRDNYPDTFDKRETDFEAPPPGAIVTVQGFALLRSDFDPFAIGAPPAGMLKITPWADEDLVITAAPKVVIESVSGPDGVPGESPIPITVTFSSDPANIAAVNLVYETSAATGTQTVAMSSTDGGVTYTGEIPTQPDGTFVTYFVEVTDTDGAVIPSEPVQVTRVLYEGINEIADIQETIDGGPGDSPFVGLTTDMDLTVIVQSQPDLSGLIAVQDDADLNPWTGIAIQASGDLAATLKRGDEIRITNATIAESFGLTRLENITFELITAGPNAFYGYKTVTTDVLQDENIAEAHEGMLLRFDNVTITSVNPDDPAGPFGEWAFSSDGTAENAVRADDASQAISFTNNFAGEFFNVGDTHDFIQGIWWYTFGNYKLEPEDLATDVGTVVNVATEDETLPARYALHQNFPNPFNLQTTIRYELARTGRVSLEVFDLLGRRIATLVNGEQPAGSFTVTFDARDLASGMYVYRLTAGSQVMTRTMLLMK, encoded by the coding sequence ATGCGACGAACCTTTACGACTCTTTTCGCCCTGTTTCTCCTGCTCGGCCTCGCCCGCGAGGCCGCCGCACAGGACCCCGTGGAGGTGACCGTGCGGGAGATCAACGCCATCCCGCAGGAAAACATCGACCAGGTACTCGCCCGGGGTACCGACCTGACCTTTGACGACATCACCACCTATATCCGCTCGCCCCTCAACGGGCAGAAAGTGCGCTTCACCGCCGTCGTGCTGGCCGAACCGAACAAGTCCGGCCTTGCGAGTATCGGCGGAGACGGCGTCAATCCGAGCCGGGTTCATTACTTCGTCCGGGACACCTCGGCCGCGTCGCTGGGCCCGGCCGGCATGGACATCCAGATCGTCGACGGTGACTATCAGACCACCGGTTCGCTCAGCCTCTTCAAGGGCGACGTCGTCACCATCACCGGGGACGTCACCTATTTCGGAACCACGTTGCAGATCACCCCGGAGACGATCGAACCGCTGGGCTTCTACACCGACCTGGGCTTGCCGGCCGACCTGCTGGACCCGGTCACGGTAACCATCGGCGATATCAACCGCAATCTGGGCTCCGGAGATGCGTTCCAGATCCAGGCCAACTGGGCCAACTTCAACAGCCTCAACCAGCAGTACGTACGCATCGAGAATGTGGTCGTCTGGCGCTCGCCCAACCGCACAGACGACCGCCCCAACTGGGCCCTCATCGACGACAATGTCATCATCCAGAATGATGACATCTCCCTCCGCTATCGCAACGACCGGGACAACTACCCGGATACGTTCGACAAGCGCGAGACGGACTTCGAGGCCCCGCCGCCGGGTGCTATCGTCACCGTGCAGGGTTTCGCGCTCCTGCGCAGTGACTTTGACCCCTTCGCCATCGGTGCGCCGCCGGCCGGTATGCTGAAGATTACGCCGTGGGCGGATGAAGACCTCGTCATCACGGCGGCACCGAAAGTGGTCATCGAGAGCGTCTCGGGGCCGGACGGCGTGCCGGGTGAAAGCCCCATCCCGATCACGGTCACTTTCAGCAGCGACCCGGCCAATATTGCGGCCGTCAACCTGGTCTATGAAACCTCGGCGGCCACCGGCACCCAGACCGTCGCCATGAGCAGCACGGATGGGGGCGTCACCTATACCGGCGAGATCCCGACACAGCCTGACGGGACGTTCGTCACCTACTTCGTCGAGGTCACCGATACCGACGGCGCCGTCATCCCGTCGGAGCCCGTACAGGTAACGCGGGTCCTCTACGAAGGGATCAACGAGATCGCCGACATCCAGGAGACCATCGACGGCGGCCCGGGCGACAGCCCCTTCGTCGGCCTGACGACCGACATGGACCTGACGGTCATCGTGCAGTCGCAACCCGACCTCTCCGGCCTGATCGCCGTTCAGGACGATGCCGATCTCAACCCCTGGACGGGCATCGCCATCCAGGCCTCGGGCGACCTGGCGGCGACCCTGAAACGTGGCGACGAGATTCGCATCACAAACGCCACCATCGCCGAAAGCTTCGGCCTGACGCGCCTAGAGAACATCACCTTCGAACTGATCACGGCGGGACCGAACGCGTTCTATGGCTACAAGACCGTCACGACCGACGTGCTCCAGGACGAGAACATTGCGGAGGCGCACGAGGGCATGCTGCTCCGCTTCGACAATGTGACGATCACGAGCGTCAATCCGGACGACCCCGCCGGACCTTTCGGTGAATGGGCCTTCTCCTCGGACGGCACCGCCGAAAACGCCGTCCGTGCCGATGATGCCTCTCAGGCCATCTCGTTCACGAACAATTTCGCGGGCGAATTCTTCAACGTCGGCGACACCCATGATTTCATCCAGGGTATCTGGTGGTACACCTTCGGCAACTACAAGCTGGAGCCGGAGGACCTGGCTACCGACGTCGGCACCGTGGTCAATGTGGCCACGGAAGACGAGACGCTGCCTGCACGGTACGCGCTGCACCAGAACTTCCCCAACCCGTTCAACCTGCAGACGACGATCCGGTACGAGCTGGCTCGCACGGGTCGCGTGTCGCTGGAGGTCTTCGACCTGCTGGGGCGCCGCATCGCCACCCTGGTCAACGGCGAGCAGCCGGCGGGCTCGTTCACCGTCACGTTCGACGCACGTGACCTGGCCAGTGGCATGTACGTCTACCGCCTCACGGCCGGCTCGCAGGTGATGACCCGGACGATGTTGTTGATGAAGTAG
- a CDS encoding class I SAM-dependent methyltransferase: MFHVCSCKVLRRACRYLAVAVLLLAVGQGGCGPAGERRSDGPRYEVRREAGPDGTGRYYMGREIARPLTDADDAGWLERAERESVELPDRLVEALGLKPTDIVADVGAGTGYFTFRLGKKVPYGKVYAVDIDPAMLDTIRTRMAARGVRNVIPVLGEPDDPHLPAGTIDIALIVAAYHEFSHPYEMMQAIVRALKPGGRVVVVEYRGEDATIPLPSLHRMTEAQLRREMTAAGLRWRETREILPWQHFMVFEKPPTPGETGSGGIAPGNLETARR; the protein is encoded by the coding sequence ATGTTCCACGTCTGTTCCTGCAAAGTGCTGCGCCGTGCCTGCCGGTATCTCGCCGTCGCGGTTCTGTTGCTGGCGGTGGGCCAGGGTGGGTGCGGGCCGGCGGGTGAACGACGCTCCGACGGGCCGCGCTACGAGGTGCGGCGCGAGGCCGGACCGGACGGCACCGGGCGCTACTACATGGGACGGGAGATCGCCCGGCCCCTCACCGACGCCGACGATGCCGGCTGGCTCGAACGTGCCGAGCGCGAATCGGTGGAGTTGCCGGACCGGCTCGTGGAAGCGCTCGGGCTCAAACCCACCGATATCGTGGCCGACGTCGGGGCCGGCACCGGCTACTTCACGTTTCGACTCGGCAAAAAAGTGCCCTACGGAAAGGTCTATGCCGTCGACATCGACCCGGCCATGCTGGACACCATCCGTACCCGCATGGCAGCACGCGGGGTACGCAACGTGATTCCCGTCCTCGGCGAACCCGACGACCCGCATCTGCCCGCCGGCACGATCGACATCGCGCTCATCGTGGCCGCCTATCACGAGTTTTCCCATCCGTACGAGATGATGCAGGCAATCGTGCGGGCCCTCAAGCCCGGTGGGCGCGTTGTCGTCGTCGAATACCGGGGCGAGGACGCCACGATCCCTCTGCCGTCCCTGCATCGCATGACCGAGGCGCAACTGCGCCGGGAGATGACGGCGGCCGGCCTGCGCTGGCGCGAAACCCGGGAGATCCTTCCCTGGCAACACTTCATGGTGTTCGAGAAGCCGCCGACCCCGGGAGAAACCGGTTCCGGCGGGATCGCACCGGGAAACCTCGAAACGGCACGGCGTTAA
- a CDS encoding response regulator, with amino-acid sequence MLVEDNEMDVELTLNAFREVEQRSAEALGGRPIRCTVSVAGNGQEALDYVFGRGVYADRTRYPVPDLILLDLKMPGIDGCEVLRQIKEAPEAHRTPVVMLTSSEEEEDRIRSYRYGANSYLVKPMSFDAFSRMISTVVTYWCGHNLRPPG; translated from the coding sequence TTGCTCGTAGAAGATAATGAAATGGATGTCGAGTTGACGTTGAATGCCTTCCGGGAGGTCGAACAGCGCAGCGCCGAGGCGCTGGGCGGCCGGCCCATCCGGTGCACCGTCTCCGTGGCGGGCAACGGGCAGGAAGCCCTCGACTACGTCTTTGGCCGTGGGGTCTACGCCGATCGGACCCGGTACCCCGTACCGGACCTGATCCTGCTGGACCTCAAGATGCCCGGGATCGACGGGTGTGAGGTGCTCCGGCAGATCAAGGAGGCCCCCGAGGCCCACCGCACCCCGGTCGTGATGTTGACTTCGTCGGAGGAGGAGGAAGACCGGATCCGCAGCTACCGCTACGGCGCCAACAGCTACCTGGTCAAACCCATGTCGTTCGACGCCTTCTCGCGCATGATCAGCACCGTCGTGACCTACTGGTGCGGCCACAACCTGCGACCGCCCGGCTAA
- a CDS encoding response regulator transcription factor, whose protein sequence is MDAASIFLVDDHPIVREGLFRLIDREPDLGVCGEAEDAAGALDGLARTSPDVVVVDLSLKGSYLYPQIRRGERRARRRRYR, encoded by the coding sequence ATGGATGCGGCGAGCATTTTTCTGGTAGACGATCATCCCATCGTGCGAGAAGGACTCTTCCGGCTCATCGACCGGGAGCCGGATCTGGGGGTCTGCGGGGAGGCGGAAGACGCGGCCGGCGCCCTCGACGGGCTGGCCCGCACCAGCCCGGACGTGGTGGTGGTCGACCTCTCCCTCAAAGGATCTTACCTTTACCCACAAATCAGGAGGGGTGAAAGACGAGCCAGGCGGAGGCGATATCGGTGA
- a CDS encoding IS4 family transposase: protein MDTEAIPDLPEVDELSTWLVHELHDMALGDKRLDRRLLDTGAKLAARPSVSINQACADWADTKAAYRLFDNAKTTAEKIRAPHYRRTRERAQGHKRLFAIQDTTYLNYTHHPSTKGLGPIGTAQQNLSGIVMHTSLLMTEQGLPLGLAGQAIWVRPPTMHQRTADERRKLPIEEKESSKWLQALQQTQAVVPPEAQLITIGDSESDLFELFHQARTLETDLLVRAAQNRSVCAPEVGRLWEVMGRQAACGQLQVLVPARKGKPKRQASVTVRFAPVSLKAPRHLRKKMGDMPLYAVLVQEEAPPAEDPPLCWLLLSTVPVHRFADAVERIRWYGLRWQIEVYHKVLKSGCRVEKAQLASVERLMPYLALFSIIAWRLFWMTLVARHAPDVPCTLVLAEHEWRALYAFHHKTQQVPARPPTVGQVVLWIARLGGFLARKSDGPPGVTVLWRGWQRLTDIASAWLVFHPS from the coding sequence ATGGATACGGAAGCAATCCCAGACCTCCCTGAGGTCGATGAACTCTCCACCTGGCTTGTGCATGAATTGCACGACATGGCGCTGGGCGACAAGCGCCTGGACCGGCGACTGCTCGACACCGGCGCCAAACTGGCGGCCAGGCCTTCGGTGTCGATCAATCAGGCCTGTGCGGATTGGGCCGACACCAAGGCCGCCTACCGGCTCTTCGACAATGCCAAAACGACCGCCGAGAAGATCCGGGCGCCCCATTATCGCCGTACGCGGGAGCGGGCCCAGGGGCACAAACGGCTCTTTGCCATTCAGGATACGACCTACCTGAACTATACCCATCATCCCAGTACAAAGGGGCTCGGACCCATCGGCACCGCGCAGCAGAACCTGTCCGGCATAGTCATGCACACCAGCCTGCTCATGACCGAGCAGGGCCTTCCGCTCGGATTGGCCGGTCAGGCCATCTGGGTGCGCCCCCCCACGATGCACCAGCGCACCGCAGACGAACGACGCAAGCTGCCCATCGAAGAGAAGGAAAGTTCCAAGTGGCTCCAGGCCCTGCAACAGACCCAGGCCGTCGTTCCCCCCGAGGCCCAGCTCATCACCATCGGCGACAGCGAGTCCGACCTTTTTGAGCTTTTTCACCAGGCCCGCACCCTGGAGACCGACCTGCTGGTGCGAGCCGCCCAGAACCGCTCCGTCTGTGCACCCGAAGTGGGGCGGCTCTGGGAGGTGATGGGCCGGCAAGCGGCGTGCGGGCAGTTGCAGGTGCTCGTCCCCGCCCGCAAAGGGAAGCCGAAACGCCAGGCCTCGGTCACGGTGCGCTTTGCGCCTGTGAGCTTGAAAGCCCCTCGGCACCTGCGCAAAAAGATGGGCGATATGCCGCTCTATGCGGTGCTGGTGCAAGAGGAGGCCCCGCCCGCGGAGGACCCGCCTTTGTGCTGGCTTCTTTTGAGCACGGTGCCGGTGCATCGTTTTGCCGACGCCGTGGAGCGGATCCGGTGGTACGGCCTGCGCTGGCAGATTGAGGTCTATCACAAGGTGCTCAAATCGGGATGCCGTGTGGAAAAAGCCCAGTTGGCCAGCGTGGAGCGTCTGATGCCCTATCTGGCCCTGTTCAGCATCATAGCCTGGCGTCTTTTCTGGATGACCCTGGTGGCCCGTCATGCGCCTGATGTGCCCTGCACGCTGGTGCTGGCCGAGCATGAGTGGCGGGCTCTGTATGCCTTCCACCACAAGACGCAGCAGGTGCCTGCCCGGCCGCCCACGGTGGGCCAGGTGGTCCTGTGGATCGCCCGGCTGGGCGGCTTTCTGGCTCGCAAAAGCGATGGGCCTCCGGGTGTCACTGTGCTCTGGCGCGGCTGGCAACGTCTCACCGATATCGCCTCCGCCTGGCTCGTCTTTCACCCCTCCTGA
- a CDS encoding LuxR C-terminal-related transcriptional regulator produces MGKGKLKGSSGLDLIRDIKARWPGMKVLVLSMYDEAYYAERALRAGAMGYVMKQEPPRTVLDAIRQVRAGEVYVSRSVASRVLQGMAGAARPAPDALLERLSDRELQVFHMIGEGLSYPEVAARLSLSVKTVESHVERIKEKLAMNSGRELLLRAVEWVLRTQR; encoded by the coding sequence GTGGGTAAAGGTAAGCTCAAAGGATCGAGCGGGCTCGATCTGATCCGGGACATCAAGGCCCGCTGGCCCGGGATGAAGGTGCTCGTGCTCTCGATGTACGACGAGGCCTATTACGCCGAACGAGCCCTCCGCGCCGGTGCGATGGGATACGTCATGAAACAGGAACCCCCGCGTACCGTCCTCGATGCGATTCGGCAGGTACGAGCCGGCGAAGTATATGTGAGCCGCTCCGTCGCCAGCCGGGTGTTGCAGGGTATGGCCGGGGCTGCCCGTCCGGCCCCGGATGCACTGCTGGAGCGCCTGAGCGACCGGGAATTGCAGGTGTTCCACATGATCGGCGAGGGCCTCAGCTATCCGGAGGTTGCCGCCCGGCTCTCTCTGAGCGTGAAGACCGTGGAGTCGCACGTCGAACGCATCAAGGAGAAACTGGCCATGAACAGCGGGCGCGAGCTGTTGCTCCGGGCCGTCGAATGGGTACTCCGAACCCAGCGGTGA
- a CDS encoding HmuY family protein: MNTNRLLFALLPLALLLFTGCDGTSNVEETPPLEATVVADLPADPATRIDPQTGRPTGTGRYTLFSLRENRIVLGSDEENRADSASTAWDIGFQSTNLIFNGGTSGPGEGAAVLIEDVFENVLTAPEDAAFRVDGSAECPSVFGQPGPKMAVCPGSGNGWYNYDSQTNVVTPIPGRTIVVRTADGRYAKLRILSYYKGNPDPGAIDPAANPSRYYTFEYVFQPDGSRDLSTN, translated from the coding sequence ATGAACACGAACCGCCTTCTTTTCGCCCTCCTGCCCCTGGCCCTGCTCCTGTTCACCGGCTGCGACGGCACCTCGAACGTCGAGGAAACGCCGCCGCTCGAAGCCACCGTCGTGGCCGACCTGCCCGCCGACCCGGCCACCCGCATCGACCCGCAGACGGGACGGCCCACCGGCACCGGGCGCTACACGCTGTTCAGCCTCCGGGAAAACCGGATCGTCCTCGGCTCCGACGAGGAAAACCGCGCCGACTCGGCCTCGACCGCCTGGGACATCGGCTTCCAGAGCACCAACCTGATCTTCAACGGCGGCACGAGCGGCCCCGGCGAAGGCGCCGCCGTCCTCATCGAGGACGTCTTCGAAAACGTGCTCACCGCCCCCGAAGACGCCGCCTTCCGCGTAGACGGATCGGCCGAGTGCCCGTCCGTCTTCGGGCAGCCCGGGCCGAAGATGGCCGTGTGCCCCGGCTCGGGCAACGGCTGGTACAACTACGACAGCCAGACCAACGTGGTCACGCCCATCCCCGGACGCACGATCGTCGTCCGCACGGCCGACGGGCGCTATGCGAAGCTGCGTATCCTGAGCTACTACAAAGGCAACCCGGACCCCGGAGCGATCGACCCGGCAGCCAACCCCTCCCGCTACTACACCTTCGAGTACGTCTTCCAGCCGGACGGCTCCCGGGACCTGAGCACCAACTAG
- a CDS encoding TonB-dependent receptor plug domain-containing protein gives MSPLLHVPLFLLAGLGLAFPAPARQAAPADTLRQYELAPVVVTATRAPRQLEDVAVPVSVVTAEALALRGRLRLADALAELPGLTLVHDHGTGIQIQGFDPDYTLVLIDGEPVIGRTAGTLDLERLAVAGLERVEIVRGPTSSLYGNEALAGVINLITRPPEGTLRGNLSARYGTHASTDLQATAEAGNEHLGLRLLLDRYASDGYDLDASTTAPTAPAFTDYTADLRFEARPRDGLTLRLGARLNDQDQQSPLTLTSGTTSTRARSFEERTDWSLHPAVRARISRRLSLEGDLYLARYRTESRLRLDDGTLYSQDRFDQRYAKAELQGRLVWDLRHLTTLGAGLIEERLDADRYAERPEARAAFAFLQHEWLPSRLVELNASARLDVHTDYATRISPKLAVLLRPSERLRVRLSLGKGFKAPDFRQRYLSFTNPTAGYSVLGAVELHDGLAALEAAGQIQERYLDPAGLGTIRAEHSTALNAGLTAEPFDRLSLSLNVFYNDVRDLIETQPVARKTNGSFVYSYFNLNRIYTRGLESEVTFTPWPALRITGSYQFLQAHDRDIIEAIEDGRVFGRDASGRDVRLRRSDYGGLFGRSTHSGTLGLSYRPASDGPGLSLRGIWRGRYGYRDVDGNAIPNRDDEFVDGYVLWNLTVTYDWRTRPLERLRLQAGVDNLFDVTRPAQIPALSGRRLYAGFQIDL, from the coding sequence ATGTCTCCTTTGCTACACGTGCCGCTGTTCCTGCTTGCCGGCCTCGGCCTGGCCTTCCCGGCTCCGGCCCGCCAGGCCGCTCCCGCCGACACGCTCCGGCAGTACGAACTGGCTCCGGTGGTGGTGACGGCCACCCGGGCGCCGCGCCAGCTCGAAGACGTGGCCGTGCCGGTGTCCGTCGTCACGGCAGAGGCCCTGGCCCTGCGCGGCCGCCTGCGCCTGGCCGACGCCCTGGCCGAGCTGCCCGGCCTGACCCTCGTGCACGACCACGGCACCGGCATACAGATCCAGGGCTTCGACCCGGACTATACGCTCGTCCTCATCGACGGCGAGCCGGTCATCGGGCGCACCGCCGGGACGCTCGACCTCGAGCGTCTGGCCGTCGCCGGGCTGGAGCGCGTCGAGATCGTGCGCGGCCCCACCTCGTCCCTCTACGGCAACGAGGCCCTGGCCGGCGTCATCAACCTGATCACCCGCCCGCCCGAGGGCACGCTGCGCGGCAACCTGTCCGCCCGCTACGGCACCCACGCCTCCACTGACCTGCAGGCCACGGCCGAGGCCGGAAACGAGCACCTGGGCCTGCGCCTGCTCCTCGACCGCTATGCCTCCGACGGGTACGACCTAGACGCCTCCACGACGGCCCCGACCGCACCGGCCTTCACCGACTACACCGCCGACCTGCGCTTCGAGGCCCGGCCCCGGGACGGCCTCACCCTCCGCCTCGGCGCCCGCCTCAACGACCAGGACCAGCAGAGCCCGCTCACGCTCACCTCCGGCACCACCTCCACCAGGGCGCGCAGCTTCGAGGAACGCACCGACTGGAGCCTGCACCCTGCGGTACGCGCCCGGATCTCCCGGCGCCTCTCGCTCGAAGGCGACCTCTACCTGGCCCGCTACCGGACCGAGAGCCGCCTCCGTCTCGACGACGGCACACTCTACAGCCAGGACCGCTTCGACCAGCGCTACGCCAAGGCCGAACTCCAGGGCCGCCTCGTCTGGGACCTCCGGCACCTGACGACCCTCGGCGCCGGCCTCATCGAAGAGCGCCTCGACGCGGACCGCTATGCGGAGCGACCGGAGGCCCGCGCCGCCTTTGCGTTCCTTCAGCACGAATGGCTGCCGTCACGCCTCGTCGAACTGAACGCCAGCGCCCGCCTGGACGTCCACACCGACTACGCCACCCGCATCAGTCCCAAGCTGGCGGTGCTCCTCCGCCCCTCGGAACGGCTGCGCGTGCGCCTCTCGCTCGGCAAAGGGTTCAAGGCGCCCGACTTCCGCCAGCGCTACCTCAGCTTCACCAACCCCACGGCCGGCTACAGCGTCCTCGGCGCCGTCGAGCTACACGACGGCCTCGCCGCCCTCGAAGCTGCCGGGCAGATCCAGGAGCGCTACCTCGACCCGGCCGGCCTCGGCACCATACGGGCCGAGCATTCCACCGCCCTCAACGCCGGGCTCACGGCCGAGCCCTTCGACCGGCTCTCGCTCTCGCTGAACGTCTTCTACAACGACGTGCGCGACCTGATCGAGACCCAGCCGGTGGCGCGCAAGACGAACGGCAGCTTCGTCTACAGCTACTTCAACCTGAACCGGATCTACACGCGCGGCCTGGAGAGCGAGGTCACCTTCACCCCCTGGCCTGCCCTGCGGATCACCGGCAGCTACCAGTTCCTCCAGGCGCACGACCGGGACATCATCGAGGCCATCGAGGACGGGCGCGTCTTCGGTCGGGATGCCTCCGGGCGGGACGTGCGCCTGCGCCGGTCCGACTACGGCGGGCTCTTCGGCCGCTCGACGCACAGCGGGACGCTCGGCCTGAGCTATCGCCCCGCCTCTGACGGGCCGGGCCTGAGCCTGCGCGGCATCTGGCGCGGGCGCTACGGCTACCGCGACGTGGACGGCAACGCCATCCCCAACCGGGACGACGAGTTCGTCGACGGCTATGTGCTGTGGAACCTCACCGTCACCTACGACTGGCGTACCCGCCCGCTCGAACGGCTCCGCCTCCAGGCCGGCGTCGACAACCTGTTCGACGTCACCCGCCCGGCGCAGATACCCGCCCTCTCCGGGCGCCGCCTCTACGCAGGCTTCCAGATCGACCTTTGA
- a CDS encoding patatin-like phospholipase family protein has product MVSSPVRRKKVGLALGSGSARGCAHIGVLKALDEAGVPVDCVAGTSIGALVGAIYTMGDLEELEAFLRALDRRKLLSYFDFVFPRSGLLDGERIYELISRHVTHTRLEEARIPFCAVACDLASGREVLFRTGDVVEAVRASVSLPGILTPVWVDGTFLVDGGLVNPVPVDVVRRMGAEVVIAVDLNHDFATRAWSGRGVPEDRATVPEQGLRGAETDATGTQAGPSWPGEAGARILQALEQRYQHLSLSMRRRLNRWIADTRNDPTIFDVISASIGIMSKRITEANLRIHPPDVLVRPAVGHLGLFDFARAAEAIEEGYARMVEAMPEVLRRLERG; this is encoded by the coding sequence ATGGTCTCTTCTCCGGTTCGTCGCAAGAAGGTTGGTCTGGCACTGGGCAGCGGTTCGGCCCGTGGATGCGCGCACATCGGCGTGCTCAAGGCCCTGGACGAGGCCGGCGTCCCCGTCGATTGTGTGGCGGGAACGAGCATCGGGGCGCTGGTCGGCGCCATCTACACGATGGGGGATCTGGAAGAGCTGGAGGCTTTCCTGCGGGCGCTGGACCGCCGGAAGCTTTTGTCCTATTTCGACTTCGTCTTTCCCCGTTCCGGCCTTCTCGACGGCGAACGGATCTACGAGCTCATCTCACGCCACGTCACCCATACCCGGCTGGAGGAAGCCCGGATACCGTTCTGTGCCGTCGCATGCGACCTGGCTTCGGGGCGGGAGGTGCTCTTTCGCACGGGGGATGTGGTGGAGGCCGTTCGGGCCAGCGTTTCCCTGCCAGGCATCCTGACCCCGGTGTGGGTGGACGGCACCTTTCTGGTGGACGGAGGGCTGGTGAACCCGGTGCCGGTGGACGTGGTGCGCCGGATGGGCGCCGAGGTGGTCATTGCCGTCGACCTGAACCACGATTTTGCCACCCGCGCCTGGTCCGGCCGGGGAGTGCCCGAAGACCGGGCCACCGTGCCGGAGCAGGGTTTGCGCGGGGCGGAGACGGACGCGACGGGAACACAGGCCGGTCCGTCGTGGCCGGGCGAAGCCGGAGCGCGTATTCTCCAGGCCCTCGAACAGCGCTACCAGCATCTCAGCCTCTCCATGCGGCGAAGGCTCAACCGGTGGATCGCCGATACGCGCAACGACCCCACCATCTTCGACGTGATCAGCGCCTCGATCGGTATCATGAGCAAGCGCATCACCGAGGCGAACCTGCGCATTCACCCGCCGGACGTGCTCGTCCGCCCGGCCGTGGGGCACCTCGGGCTCTTCGACTTCGCACGTGCTGCCGAGGCGATCGAGGAGGGGTATGCCAGGATGGTTGAGGCGATGCCCGAGGTGCTACGCCGGCTGGAACGAGGCTGA
- a CDS encoding sulfite exporter TauE/SafE family protein, protein MATGTLLLLVGLVTAIALLYASVGHGGASGYLAVMALLDVAPAEMRPAALALNILVAAIGTAKFYRRGYFSWRLFWPFALLSMPMAYVGGRLVLPDVVYRPVVGAVLVWAAYRLYRQTGRRARSGTSCDESTRPFILSVALAAGAGLGLLSGLTGVGGGIFLSPLLLLAGWADARATSAVAAAFILVNSVAGLLGHLAQYPALPAFLPWLAVGALAGGWAGAELGSRRFSGTGIRRVLALILLGAGVKMILAMA, encoded by the coding sequence ATGGCGACGGGAACGCTGCTCTTGCTTGTCGGGCTGGTCACGGCCATTGCCCTGCTCTATGCGTCCGTGGGGCACGGAGGCGCCTCGGGCTACCTGGCGGTGATGGCACTGCTCGATGTGGCGCCGGCCGAGATGCGCCCGGCGGCGCTGGCGCTCAACATCCTGGTGGCCGCCATCGGGACGGCGAAGTTTTACCGACGCGGCTATTTTTCCTGGCGGCTTTTCTGGCCGTTCGCGCTGCTCTCGATGCCCATGGCCTACGTGGGCGGAAGGCTCGTTTTGCCGGACGTGGTCTACAGGCCGGTCGTCGGTGCCGTGCTGGTGTGGGCGGCCTACCGGCTTTACCGGCAGACAGGCCGGCGTGCGCGCTCCGGGACGAGCTGCGACGAGTCAACGCGCCCGTTCATCCTTTCCGTGGCGCTGGCGGCCGGCGCCGGGCTGGGCCTGCTCTCCGGGCTGACCGGCGTCGGCGGCGGCATCTTCCTGAGCCCGCTGCTGCTGCTGGCCGGATGGGCCGACGCCCGGGCGACGTCGGCCGTGGCGGCGGCGTTCATTCTGGTCAACTCGGTGGCGGGGTTGCTGGGGCACCTGGCACAGTACCCCGCGTTGCCGGCATTCCTGCCGTGGCTGGCCGTGGGTGCCCTCGCCGGCGGATGGGCCGGCGCTGAGCTGGGGAGCCGCCGCTTCTCCGGCACGGGTATCCGCCGTGTGCTGGCCCTGATTCTGCTGGGCGCCGGCGTCAAGATGATCCTGGCGATGGCATAG